One Armatimonadota bacterium genomic window carries:
- a CDS encoding DUF4349 domain-containing protein — translation MENIKSYLDGELDLAQQTEVETHLRNDSQLQKMVEDFKTISDTLRTADAGEPYGFDKLQERLQKSGADRKKETQKIWRIATYLSLGMGSLIVAAMIFPVFAQSKVAAKASSEKSDVTASAAKQMTEKSRLSAQYQNPVNGAAPTMAGKAPMSPGDSTTDSPALSESNGVSGLSRYSGGGLPGDAEADKAVDGASIKGMPEQMSQAKGSGYIPADSMKKAAEPETPFKSQMRDIRDKTANAPVTLNDTPHGIYLERTGEIRLQVEDLLRSVDEVTGMVQGFDGFVVNNQMQNTEDGGSANMVVRVPTKNYSGAMNKLRNMGKVLSESGASQDITSETVDSSTRMISWADEEDRLVKAMDKAKTEHEKNVLRREIAEVRVNLNAYRAQVKSLTERSQYSTITVDLLRGDKADQAGGSTSSNWSGNAFKDAKSGLGSVGQVLGVVCIYALVFTPVWLPFAIAAYIVRKKNLS, via the coding sequence ATGGAAAACATCAAGAGCTACCTGGACGGCGAACTCGACCTCGCCCAGCAGACGGAAGTCGAAACCCACCTTCGAAACGATTCCCAACTGCAGAAAATGGTCGAAGACTTCAAGACGATTTCAGACACCCTTCGCACCGCCGATGCGGGCGAGCCCTACGGCTTCGACAAGCTTCAAGAGCGCTTGCAGAAGTCGGGGGCCGACCGAAAGAAGGAGACCCAGAAGATTTGGCGCATTGCCACCTATCTCAGTCTCGGCATGGGCTCACTGATCGTCGCCGCCATGATCTTCCCTGTCTTTGCCCAGTCTAAGGTTGCGGCAAAAGCGTCGAGCGAAAAGAGCGATGTGACGGCATCGGCCGCCAAACAAATGACGGAGAAGTCCAGGCTCAGCGCACAGTACCAGAACCCTGTTAACGGGGCCGCTCCCACGATGGCTGGCAAAGCACCCATGAGCCCCGGGGACAGCACCACCGATTCGCCTGCTTTGAGTGAGTCGAATGGCGTATCCGGTCTGAGTCGCTACAGTGGCGGCGGCCTCCCGGGCGATGCCGAAGCAGATAAGGCCGTTGACGGCGCTTCAATCAAGGGCATGCCCGAACAAATGAGCCAAGCCAAGGGATCAGGCTATATCCCCGCCGACTCCATGAAGAAGGCGGCCGAACCCGAAACTCCGTTCAAGTCCCAAATGCGCGACATTCGCGATAAGACTGCCAACGCGCCTGTCACCCTCAACGACACACCCCACGGCATCTACCTCGAGCGCACCGGCGAAATCCGCCTCCAGGTGGAAGACCTGCTCCGCTCGGTCGACGAAGTGACTGGCATGGTCCAAGGCTTCGACGGATTTGTGGTCAACAACCAGATGCAGAACACCGAGGACGGCGGCTCCGCCAACATGGTCGTTCGCGTCCCTACCAAGAACTACAGCGGCGCGATGAACAAGCTCCGCAACATGGGCAAGGTCCTCTCCGAAAGTGGCGCGAGCCAGGACATCACCAGCGAAACCGTCGACAGTTCCACCCGAATGATCTCGTGGGCCGACGAAGAGGATCGCCTGGTCAAGGCAATGGACAAGGCCAAAACGGAGCATGAGAAGAACGTATTGCGACGTGAGATCGCCGAGGTCCGAGTCAACCTGAACGCTTACCGAGCCCAAGTCAAGAGCCTCACCGAGCGTTCGCAGTACAGCACCATCACGGTGGACCTTCTGCGTGGCGACAAGGCCGATCAAGCCGGTGGAAGCACGAGCAGTAACTGGTCCGGCAATGCGTTCAAAGACGCTAAGAGCGGCCTCGGTTCCGTCGGACAAGTCCTCGGCGTGGTCTGCATCTACGCCCTGGTCTTCACTCCGGTCTGGCTTCCCTTCGCCATCGCCGCCTACATCGTCCGCAAGAAGAATCTTAGCTAG
- a CDS encoding nucleoside hydrolase — MDKIPILLDTDPGNDIDDALAISYLLSKPECDLLGITTVTGPVDQRAAIAEVLCSAAGRKDVPIHCGRSDVLAYGQGQPWCAQYEPIKDLPHKLDRKQDEAVDFLRQTIRSRPGEITLLSIGPFPNVALLFALDPEIPFLLKEFVSMAGVFHLDFDTEWNCVCDPVATAMVAHAKRRRHYWVGLDVTLQCQMEKAECEKHFKGPLLELVLKMATKWFEREGKITFHDPLAAASIFNPGLLTFEQGKVAANPEKGQTKFAAGEGTDFVASKVDSAKFFEEYFTVVK; from the coding sequence GTGGACAAAATCCCGATCCTCCTCGACACCGACCCAGGCAACGACATCGACGACGCCCTGGCCATCAGCTACCTTCTCAGCAAGCCGGAATGCGACCTTTTGGGGATCACCACGGTTACCGGCCCCGTCGATCAGCGAGCGGCCATCGCCGAAGTCCTGTGCTCCGCCGCTGGTCGAAAAGACGTTCCCATCCATTGCGGCCGCTCCGACGTGCTCGCCTACGGCCAGGGCCAGCCCTGGTGTGCCCAGTACGAACCCATCAAAGACCTGCCTCACAAACTCGACCGAAAGCAGGACGAAGCCGTCGACTTCCTTCGCCAAACCATCCGCTCCCGCCCTGGCGAGATCACCCTGCTTAGCATCGGCCCGTTCCCCAATGTCGCTCTGCTCTTCGCTCTTGATCCCGAAATCCCGTTCCTGCTCAAGGAGTTCGTCTCCATGGCTGGCGTCTTTCACCTCGACTTCGATACCGAATGGAACTGCGTATGCGACCCCGTCGCCACCGCCATGGTCGCCCACGCCAAACGGCGACGCCACTACTGGGTCGGGCTCGACGTCACCCTTCAATGCCAAATGGAGAAAGCCGAATGCGAAAAGCACTTCAAGGGCCCCCTGCTGGAGTTGGTGCTAAAGATGGCCACCAAGTGGTTCGAGCGTGAGGGCAAAATCACGTTCCACGACCCTCTCGCGGCCGCCTCGATCTTCAACCCCGGCTTACTCACCTTCGAGCAAGGCAAAGTCGCTGCAAATCCCGAGAAGGGTCAAACCAAATTCGCCGCTGGCGAAGGCACCGATTTTGTCGCCAGCAAAGTCGATTCCGCCAAGTTTTTCGAGGAATACTTCACCGTCGTCAAATGA
- a CDS encoding PEP-CTERM sorting domain-containing protein, translated as MKISRSLTTMLVLGFSASYSFADFTVSNAGPLDSVGAIGTAGNGYFTGTYTGATTLFGNISFSGDLTKVISGTYASEARWNISNLNTGFSQSFQPSTTSSYSGTISVTKDSSALVWANAGDTFGFESYEYFDDGAGPDSTWNNVSFTFSRGPSIINIGNYSSGTDFTIDTESSSFDTELALYTSTGTLLGNDDDGGTGTLSLLTPGVLADGDYYIVAGGYNSTFANGFAFAGNATGNMNVNVNGTSVYAGSHPAGTFDVLEFTVGSPVPEPASFAVLGLGAVALLRRRKK; from the coding sequence ATGAAAATAAGCAGATCGCTAACCACGATGCTTGTCTTGGGCTTCTCTGCGAGTTACTCGTTCGCCGACTTTACTGTCTCGAATGCGGGTCCTTTGGACTCGGTCGGGGCTATTGGGACGGCAGGAAACGGATACTTCACAGGGACCTACACAGGCGCAACAACATTGTTCGGCAATATTAGCTTCTCTGGAGATCTGACGAAGGTCATTTCAGGCACCTATGCCAGCGAAGCTCGCTGGAACATTTCGAATCTCAACACAGGGTTCTCACAGTCATTTCAGCCCAGTACAACAAGTTCGTATAGCGGCACGATCTCTGTTACCAAAGATTCTTCAGCGCTCGTGTGGGCAAACGCGGGTGATACCTTTGGATTCGAATCGTACGAGTATTTTGATGATGGGGCTGGACCGGACTCGACCTGGAACAACGTTTCGTTCACCTTTAGCCGTGGTCCGTCGATCATCAACATCGGCAACTACTCTTCCGGTACGGACTTTACGATCGATACCGAATCGTCGAGCTTCGATACCGAATTGGCTCTGTACACGTCGACAGGAACGCTTTTGGGCAACGATGACGATGGAGGCACGGGAACGCTCAGCCTTTTGACTCCGGGCGTCCTGGCAGACGGGGACTATTACATTGTGGCCGGTGGCTACAACAGCACGTTTGCGAACGGCTTTGCTTTCGCGGGCAATGCGACGGGCAATATGAACGTCAATGTCAATGGGACATCGGTTTACGCTGGCAGCCACCCGGCAGGAACGTTCGATGTTCTTGAGTTCACGGTTGGCAGTCCGGTTCCAGAACCGGCTTCCTTCGCCGTCCTCGGTCTGGGCGCGGTAGCCTTGCTTCGACGACGAAAGAAGTAA
- a CDS encoding sigma-70 family RNA polymerase sigma factor produces MMLVVQQQAAPKVEKLDIAQLAKQHYDRVFRFCSTRVGYHHAGDAAQETFLTAQRNLAKFRGESQPLTWLIGIALNECRRVNRNLSRTEPLPEFKDETSQESQLINREFLRIALSKLSDEHREVVTLHEIDGFTYEEIAQITGVPVGTVKSRLFHAFTNLRKSIYSPETQPQTEVQ; encoded by the coding sequence ATGATGCTAGTTGTCCAACAACAGGCGGCCCCAAAGGTGGAAAAGCTGGATATTGCCCAACTTGCCAAGCAGCACTACGACCGTGTGTTTCGGTTCTGCTCGACGCGAGTGGGATACCACCACGCCGGAGACGCCGCCCAAGAAACCTTTCTGACGGCTCAGCGCAACCTTGCCAAATTCCGCGGCGAAAGCCAACCCCTCACCTGGCTGATCGGCATCGCGCTGAACGAATGTCGGCGCGTCAACCGCAACCTATCGCGCACCGAGCCACTCCCCGAGTTCAAGGATGAGACGTCCCAGGAATCCCAACTAATCAACCGCGAATTCCTGCGCATCGCTCTCTCCAAGCTCTCGGACGAGCACCGCGAGGTCGTCACCCTCCACGAGATCGACGGCTTCACCTACGAAGAGATCGCCCAAATCACCGGCGTCCCCGTCGGTACGGTCAAGAGCCGCCTCTTCCACGCCTTCACCAACCTGCGAAAGTCCATCTATTCGCCCGAAACCCAGCCTCAAACGGAGGTTCAGTAA
- a CDS encoding methyltransferase domain-containing protein yields the protein MSALHEIQGIQTAHRRRMLETWSIPAGSKVLEVGCGQGDMTAVLMEAVGPDGHVTAVDLASPTYGAPETLAEATEKIQNSPIGDRVDFHFECDIRRADFPENSFDVAVMAMSSWYFASQQELVETLQALRRLSPRLAFAEWDLHLHSSDQLGHFTAVQIQEMIESAKPESQANIRTPLTQDQLKSLLPRSGWTLDSESLVDSPDLQDADWEIAHTQKHSILEAEDLVINNEQRSMLNRDIARLREVAKPNGNRPLFVYSLTAVHGPLHDGRVG from the coding sequence ATGAGCGCACTTCACGAGATTCAAGGGATTCAAACCGCCCATCGCCGCCGAATGCTCGAAACATGGAGCATTCCAGCGGGATCAAAAGTGCTCGAGGTTGGATGCGGGCAAGGCGATATGACCGCTGTGCTCATGGAAGCCGTCGGCCCAGACGGACACGTCACTGCCGTCGACCTTGCTTCGCCGACCTACGGCGCTCCAGAGACCCTTGCCGAAGCGACGGAGAAGATTCAAAACTCTCCTATCGGCGACCGAGTCGACTTTCACTTCGAATGCGACATCCGAAGGGCTGACTTCCCCGAAAACTCCTTCGATGTCGCCGTCATGGCGATGTCGTCCTGGTACTTCGCTTCCCAACAAGAACTGGTCGAAACCCTCCAAGCGCTTCGCCGTCTCTCACCACGCCTCGCCTTCGCCGAATGGGATCTCCACCTCCACTCAAGCGATCAATTGGGTCACTTCACGGCAGTGCAAATCCAAGAAATGATCGAGTCCGCCAAACCCGAAAGTCAGGCCAACATCCGTACCCCGCTCACCCAAGATCAATTGAAAAGCCTTCTGCCCCGCTCAGGCTGGACGCTCGATAGCGAGTCGCTTGTCGATTCTCCCGACCTTCAGGACGCCGACTGGGAGATCGCCCACACCCAAAAACACTCAATCCTCGAAGCCGAGGACCTCGTCATCAACAACGAACAGAGATCGATGCTGAATCGCGACATCGCACGTCTTCGCGAGGTCGCCAAGCCGAACGGCAATCGTCCCCTCTTCGTGTACTCGTTAACCGCCGTTCATGGCCCGCTGCATGATGGCCGCGTTGGTTGA